Proteins encoded together in one Anaerococcus murdochii window:
- a CDS encoding ammonia-forming cytochrome c nitrite reductase subunit c552 — protein MNKKIISVLSAFVLAISLSSCSNDSEIKSAEEYKDTYPDIYATYKANEDMSETKFGGSVQVDYLEAHPNLRTYYEGYGFAKQYDRARGHVYALEDVINTERPKPGASCLACKTADFVAALEKDGVDVNSMDFDQFVADHPGMDTISCYDCHMNDIGTVQVTRDHFRKQIDAGNVNANNAKVDSLSCAQCHVEYYLDPETKEVILPYKYGFETDDMLKYYDEIDFADWEHPQTGAKLLKAQHPEFETMMGSVHDSAGLSCIDCHMPVVENEKGEKFKSHHWTSPLKSKEGIKNSCLSCHAGKSEDEMIAWVEEVQQGVYERTNEVSDELKAFIDLLAKHVKAGDLSDEDKAELQKIHRHAQFKWDFVWVENGEGFHNSKKAHQNLDEAEELVKQGLEILKKYE, from the coding sequence ATGAATAAGAAGATTATAAGTGTCTTATCAGCCTTTGTTTTGGCCATATCTCTAAGCTCCTGCAGCAATGATTCTGAAATCAAATCTGCAGAAGAATATAAAGATACATACCCAGATATTTATGCGACATATAAAGCAAATGAAGATATGAGCGAAACAAAATTTGGTGGGTCAGTCCAAGTTGACTACCTCGAAGCTCATCCAAACTTAAGGACTTATTACGAGGGTTACGGCTTTGCCAAACAATATGACAGGGCTAGGGGCCACGTTTATGCTCTTGAAGATGTTATTAATACAGAAAGACCAAAGCCAGGCGCATCTTGTCTTGCTTGTAAGACAGCTGACTTTGTAGCTGCCCTTGAAAAGGATGGGGTGGATGTAAATTCCATGGACTTTGACCAATTTGTTGCTGACCATCCAGGTATGGACACAATTTCATGTTACGATTGCCATATGAACGATATCGGCACTGTTCAAGTAACAAGAGACCACTTTAGAAAACAAATCGATGCGGGCAATGTAAATGCTAACAACGCCAAGGTAGATAGCCTATCTTGTGCCCAATGCCACGTTGAATATTACCTAGATCCAGAGACCAAGGAAGTAATTTTACCATATAAATACGGTTTTGAAACTGACGATATGTTAAAATATTACGATGAAATTGACTTTGCTGATTGGGAACACCCTCAAACAGGTGCTAAGCTCCTTAAGGCCCAACACCCTGAGTTTGAAACCATGATGGGTTCAGTTCACGATTCTGCAGGACTTTCTTGTATAGACTGCCATATGCCAGTAGTTGAAAATGAAAAGGGCGAGAAATTTAAATCTCACCACTGGACAAGCCCACTTAAGTCAAAAGAAGGCATCAAAAATTCTTGCCTATCTTGCCACGCAGGAAAGAGCGAAGATGAAATGATTGCTTGGGTTGAAGAAGTTCAACAAGGTGTCTATGAAAGAACAAACGAAGTAAGTGACGAACTTAAGGCATTTATAGACCTTTTAGCTAAACATGTTAAGGCAGGCGACTTATCAGATGAAGATAAGGCTGAGCTTCAAAAAATTCACAGACATGCACAATTCAAATGGGACTTTGTTTGGGTAGAAAATGGTGAAGGCTTCCACAATTCAAAGAAAGCCCACCAAAACCTAGACGAAGCCGAAGAATTGGTAAAACAAGGCCTAGAAATCTTAAAGAAGTATGAATAA
- a CDS encoding metallophosphoesterase family protein has protein sequence MDILKNSDMSIISDPHVLDESLIADTESLRKELKVERKLVVESESLFRKALDLVDEAGSKYLIISGDISKEGELVSHKKSASLLKNWQEKDSDRKIFIIPGNHDINSKRAYDYKNDTKTPATSPKEFYETYDFIYKNPSILEFYKDSDIFKTYLERVNEKYKRDEKYSYYANGYLTYVARIKKDYKYTNGLTIIMIDSSIYAADMEQGHRDGVNNVIGSVSTEQLRWIADKIDEAKARNDMVIAVGHHAFIPNFRNQELVFSPFIIKEYKTRIKDPDQRLNNKTPIEVLADNGVKFIFTGHLHENGTAKYVSEEGNEIFDIQTGSTITYPLPIRHLKIENKSGTISGFEVEIKTQLISEFTYTDENKNTIHIEDASLHTLENQLSLKEVISNYIRIQANNPKLENLDVKTELINQINANTKFNLPYNTYMDQVVFPMIKDKFPMIKPMIGNINLIEENGSYHILVKAIGNRIIIKSKDIEEALDVIFKQVERDIIYPPLIIYFIEKILNKIFKMPIDDEGHTFYDFANFIYQYRSNDIERPKYVTDMIDKLNDKSYDIINSTLDYATDEINEAFDYVTSNIKFIKYGSKKRFFDDLIKTSGFTSNLTYKYIRLRVDTLRDLLNFFSRFITRKSHISGVDLAKKIAHSRSIRKFKMNMSDKMFGQKSLRKFIVDMIGEMNEDMAKIYQNDTDNDIDFYFNYIEFHDSDN, from the coding sequence ATGGATATTTTAAAAAATTCAGATATGTCAATCATTTCAGACCCTCATGTTTTGGATGAGTCCTTGATTGCTGATACTGAAAGTCTGAGAAAAGAATTAAAAGTCGAAAGAAAATTAGTTGTTGAAAGTGAGTCTCTTTTTAGGAAGGCTCTTGATCTTGTGGATGAGGCTGGATCAAAGTATCTGATTATTTCAGGCGATATTAGCAAGGAAGGCGAACTTGTTAGCCACAAAAAATCGGCTTCTCTTCTAAAAAATTGGCAAGAAAAAGATTCTGATAGAAAAATTTTTATAATTCCAGGCAATCACGACATAAATTCTAAGCGTGCCTATGATTATAAAAATGACACCAAAACTCCTGCCACTAGCCCTAAGGAATTTTACGAAACTTACGATTTTATCTACAAAAACCCATCTATCCTTGAATTTTACAAGGATTCTGATATTTTTAAGACCTATCTTGAAAGGGTCAACGAAAAATATAAGAGGGATGAAAAATATTCCTACTATGCCAATGGCTATTTGACTTATGTAGCAAGGATAAAAAAAGATTATAAATACACTAATGGTCTTACAATAATTATGATTGATTCTTCAATCTATGCCGCAGATATGGAACAAGGCCACAGGGATGGAGTTAATAACGTAATCGGCTCAGTTTCTACAGAACAATTAAGGTGGATAGCAGATAAGATTGACGAGGCCAAGGCCAGAAATGATATGGTAATAGCTGTGGGTCACCACGCTTTTATCCCAAATTTTAGAAACCAAGAGCTAGTATTTTCGCCTTTTATAATCAAAGAATACAAGACTAGGATTAAAGATCCCGATCAAAGACTAAATAATAAAACACCTATAGAAGTCCTTGCTGACAATGGGGTTAAGTTTATCTTCACTGGCCACCTCCACGAAAATGGAACAGCCAAATACGTCTCTGAAGAGGGAAACGAAATCTTCGACATCCAGACAGGTTCAACCATTACCTATCCCCTTCCAATCAGACATTTAAAAATAGAAAACAAGTCGGGAACCATTAGCGGTTTTGAAGTTGAAATAAAAACCCAACTGATAAGTGAATTTACCTACACAGATGAAAATAAAAATACCATCCACATTGAAGATGCTTCCTTGCATACCTTGGAAAATCAACTTTCTCTTAAGGAAGTAATTTCAAACTATATAAGGATTCAGGCTAATAATCCTAAGCTTGAAAATTTGGATGTGAAAACAGAACTTATTAATCAAATCAACGCCAACACCAAGTTTAATCTACCTTACAATACTTACATGGACCAGGTCGTCTTTCCAATGATAAAAGACAAATTTCCAATGATTAAGCCTATGATTGGAAATATTAACCTAATAGAGGAAAATGGGTCCTATCATATCCTGGTTAAGGCTATTGGCAATAGGATAATAATCAAATCTAAAGATATAGAAGAAGCCTTGGATGTGATTTTTAAACAGGTTGAAAGGGACATTATCTATCCACCCCTAATCATTTATTTTATAGAAAAAATTTTAAATAAGATATTTAAGATGCCTATTGATGATGAGGGCCATACTTTCTATGACTTTGCAAACTTTATTTATCAGTACAGATCAAATGACATAGAAAGACCAAAATATGTTACAGATATGATTGATAAGCTCAATGACAAATCTTATGACATAATAAATTCAACCTTGGACTACGCAACAGATGAGATAAATGAAGCCTTTGATTATGTAACTAGCAATATTAAATTCATTAAATACGGGTCTAAGAAAAGATTTTTTGACGATTTAATTAAGACTAGCGGGTTTACTTCAAACCTCACCTACAAGTATATCAGACTTCGAGTCGACACCCTAAGAGATCTTTTAAATTTCTTTTCTAGATTTATTACAAGAAAGTCTCATATAAGTGGTGTTGACCTTGCTAAAAAAATCGCCCATTCAAGATCAATTAGAAAGTTTAAGATGAATATGTCAGATAAGATGTTTGGCCAAAAATCTTTGAGGAAATTTATCGTAGACATGATTGGGGAAATGAACGAAGATATGGCAAAAATTTACCAAAACGATACTGATAATGATATAGATTTTTACTTCAACTATATAGAATTTCACGATAGTGACAATTAA